In one window of Miscanthus floridulus cultivar M001 chromosome 12, ASM1932011v1, whole genome shotgun sequence DNA:
- the LOC136496470 gene encoding mitochondrial uncoupling protein 1-like isoform X2, whose protein sequence is MHGSDLVHIGATVRVCIGSCCPVDPAKERKANHPHPPSPTRRATLLHCLPTESQTVTGFFSSPTNPTTTSARRRRDGGAWPRPLLPSPPSSSAAPSPPASQSQSAAPAAKEDDAAGGTRGCSHSCCWWRNASHDHVHRQGGRGCCALEGRHPWPSPPVPLRWPPHRLVKAFFVGGAAVGDVSLLSKILAALTTGVIAIVVANPTDLVKVRLQADGKANAVKRSYSGALNAYATIIRQEGIGALWTGLGPNVARNAIINAAELVSYDQFKQMFLKLPGFTDNVFTHLLAGLGAGFFAVCIGSPVDVVKSRMMGDSTYRSTLDCFAKTLKIDLMVIFHRDLVLSTRDSLQTFVGLGHGM, encoded by the exons ATGCATGGGAGTGACCTTGTGCATATCGGTGCTACCGTACGTGTGTGCATTGGCTCTTGTTGTCCAGTCGATCCAGCCAAAGAGCGAAAAGCCAACCACCCCCACCCTCCCTCGCCCACGCGACGCGCTACTCTACTACACTGCCTGCCGACTGAGTCACAGACAGTCACTGGATTCTTCTCGTCCCCGACCAACCCCACCACCACGAGCGCCCGCCGCCGGCGAGACGGGGGAGCATGGCCGCGGCCTCTTCTTCCTTCACCGCCATCTTCTTCAGCAGCGCCTTCGCCGCCTGCTTCGCAGAG CCAAAGTGCGGCTCCAGCTGCAAAGGAAGACGACGCTGCCGGCGGCACCCGCGGCTGCAGCCACAGCTGCTGCTGGTGGAGGAATGCTAGCCACGATCATGTGCATCGCCAGGGAGGAAGGGGTTGCTGCGCTCTGGAAGGGCGTCATCCCTGGCCTTCACCGCCAGTTCCTCTACGGTGGCCTCCGCATCGGCTT GTGAAGGCTTTCTTCGTAGGAGGTGCTGCTGTGGGTGATGTCAGTTTACTAAGCAAGATTCTTGCTGCGCTTACCACAG GTGTCATAGCGATTGTTGTGGCAAATCCAACTGATCTTGTCAAAGTTAGGTTGCAAGCTGATGGAAAGGCTAACGCTGTCAAGAGGAGTTATTCTGGAGCCCTTAATGCATATGCTACAATAATCAGACAG GAAGGTATTGGAGCTTTGTGGACTGGTCTTGGTCCAAATGTCGCACGCAATGCCATAATTAACGCTGCTGAGTTGGTTAGCTACGATCAGTTCAAACAG ATGTTTCTAAAACTTCCTGGGTTTACTGATAACGTTTTTACCCATCTTTTAGCTGGACTTGGTGCTGGGTTTTTCGCTGTTTGCATTGGCTCTCCGGTGGATGTG GTGAAATCAAGAATGATGGGTGATTCAACGTACAGAAGTACTCTTGATTGTTTTGCCAAGACACTAAAGATTGAC
- the LOC136496470 gene encoding mitochondrial uncoupling protein 1-like isoform X1, with the protein MHGSDLVHIGATVRVCIGSCCPVDPAKERKANHPHPPSPTRRATLLHCLPTESQTVTGFFSSPTNPTTTSARRRRDGGAWPRPLLPSPPSSSAAPSPPASQSQSAAPAAKEDDAAGGTRGCSHSCCWWRNASHDHVHRQGGRGCCALEGRHPWPSPPVPLRWPPHRLVKAFFVGGAAVGDVSLLSKILAALTTGVIAIVVANPTDLVKVRLQADGKANAVKRSYSGALNAYATIIRQEGIGALWTGLGPNVARNAIINAAELVSYDQFKQMFLKLPGFTDNVFTHLLAGLGAGFFAVCIGSPVDVVKSRMMGDSTYRSTLDCFAKTLKIDGPGAFYKGFIANFCRIGSWNVIMFLTLEQVRRFFL; encoded by the exons ATGCATGGGAGTGACCTTGTGCATATCGGTGCTACCGTACGTGTGTGCATTGGCTCTTGTTGTCCAGTCGATCCAGCCAAAGAGCGAAAAGCCAACCACCCCCACCCTCCCTCGCCCACGCGACGCGCTACTCTACTACACTGCCTGCCGACTGAGTCACAGACAGTCACTGGATTCTTCTCGTCCCCGACCAACCCCACCACCACGAGCGCCCGCCGCCGGCGAGACGGGGGAGCATGGCCGCGGCCTCTTCTTCCTTCACCGCCATCTTCTTCAGCAGCGCCTTCGCCGCCTGCTTCGCAGAG CCAAAGTGCGGCTCCAGCTGCAAAGGAAGACGACGCTGCCGGCGGCACCCGCGGCTGCAGCCACAGCTGCTGCTGGTGGAGGAATGCTAGCCACGATCATGTGCATCGCCAGGGAGGAAGGGGTTGCTGCGCTCTGGAAGGGCGTCATCCCTGGCCTTCACCGCCAGTTCCTCTACGGTGGCCTCCGCATCGGCTT GTGAAGGCTTTCTTCGTAGGAGGTGCTGCTGTGGGTGATGTCAGTTTACTAAGCAAGATTCTTGCTGCGCTTACCACAG GTGTCATAGCGATTGTTGTGGCAAATCCAACTGATCTTGTCAAAGTTAGGTTGCAAGCTGATGGAAAGGCTAACGCTGTCAAGAGGAGTTATTCTGGAGCCCTTAATGCATATGCTACAATAATCAGACAG GAAGGTATTGGAGCTTTGTGGACTGGTCTTGGTCCAAATGTCGCACGCAATGCCATAATTAACGCTGCTGAGTTGGTTAGCTACGATCAGTTCAAACAG ATGTTTCTAAAACTTCCTGGGTTTACTGATAACGTTTTTACCCATCTTTTAGCTGGACTTGGTGCTGGGTTTTTCGCTGTTTGCATTGGCTCTCCGGTGGATGTG GTGAAATCAAGAATGATGGGTGATTCAACGTACAGAAGTACTCTTGATTGTTTTGCCAAGACACTAAAGATTGAC